Proteins from a genomic interval of Stenotrophomonas sp. 24(2023):
- a CDS encoding MFS transporter, with protein sequence MNGPSPLSTLRKVPVRSAVRWLIVGLIAVATVINYIDRNALAVMWPEIAREVGATKDDYALLVTVFMLFYAAGQFLFGRLFDMIGTRLGFALSISVWSISIALHSVTHSMLSFSLVRAMLGISEAGAWPGAVKANAEWFPARERALAQGVFNAGASIGAIVSAPAIAGLYLWLGWRGTFVLVGAIGFLWLLPWLFVYRAGPDRHPWVSDAERRLIMEDQAGQQDAAAPKVSVRSLLAHRQSWGMLACRFLLDPIWWLFVSWLPIYLAETFGFDIKQIGLFAWVPFVGAMLGSLSGGWLSGRLIHSGRSVDRARKLAITLGCVIMAPALLGAILADQPLLAVLAIAAVLFGFQVAIGNIQTLPGDLFDGRSVGTLAGLGGLAAVAGTLITTWLVPVLTRHSYAPIFILVAALVPLSLAALWWWTGPIHKLDRRAG encoded by the coding sequence ATGAACGGCCCGTCGCCGCTGTCCACCCTGCGCAAGGTGCCGGTGCGCTCGGCGGTGCGCTGGCTGATCGTCGGCCTGATTGCCGTGGCCACGGTCATCAACTACATCGACCGCAATGCACTGGCGGTGATGTGGCCGGAAATCGCCAGGGAAGTGGGCGCAACCAAGGATGACTATGCGCTGCTGGTGACGGTGTTCATGCTGTTCTACGCCGCCGGCCAGTTCCTGTTCGGCCGCCTGTTCGACATGATCGGCACGCGCCTGGGCTTTGCCTTGTCGATCAGCGTGTGGTCGATCTCCATCGCCCTGCATTCGGTTACCCATTCCATGCTGTCCTTCAGCCTGGTGCGCGCAATGCTGGGCATCAGCGAAGCCGGTGCGTGGCCGGGCGCGGTGAAGGCCAATGCCGAGTGGTTCCCGGCGCGCGAGCGTGCCCTCGCGCAGGGTGTGTTCAATGCCGGCGCATCGATCGGCGCGATCGTGTCGGCACCGGCCATCGCCGGCCTGTACCTGTGGCTGGGCTGGCGCGGCACCTTCGTGCTGGTCGGTGCCATCGGCTTCCTGTGGCTGCTGCCGTGGCTGTTCGTCTACCGCGCCGGCCCGGACAGGCACCCGTGGGTGAGTGATGCCGAGCGCCGGTTGATCATGGAAGACCAGGCCGGGCAGCAGGATGCCGCCGCACCCAAGGTGAGCGTGCGTTCGCTGCTGGCCCACCGGCAGAGCTGGGGCATGCTCGCCTGCCGCTTCCTGCTGGACCCGATCTGGTGGCTGTTCGTGTCCTGGCTGCCGATCTACCTGGCCGAAACCTTCGGCTTCGACATCAAGCAGATCGGTCTGTTCGCGTGGGTGCCGTTCGTTGGCGCCATGCTGGGCAGCCTGAGCGGCGGCTGGCTGTCCGGGCGCCTGATCCACAGCGGCCGCAGCGTGGACCGCGCCCGCAAGCTGGCCATCACCCTGGGCTGCGTGATCATGGCCCCTGCCCTGCTGGGCGCGATACTGGCCGACCAGCCGCTGCTGGCGGTACTGGCAATCGCCGCGGTGCTGTTCGGCTTCCAGGTGGCCATCGGCAACATCCAGACCCTGCCGGGCGATCTGTTCGACGGCCGCTCGGTGGGCACGCTGGCTGGCCTGGGCGGCTTGGCCGCGGTGGCCGGCACCTTGATCACCACCTGGCTGGTGCCGGTGCTGACCCGCCATTCCTACGCCCCGATCTTCATCCTCGTCGCCGCGCTGGTGCCGCTGTCGCTGGCCGCGCTGTGGTGGTGGACCGGGCCGATCCACAAGCTCGACCGCCGTGCCGGCTGA
- a CDS encoding oligoalginate lyase gives MRLQPLFVSLALAMPLTLLPAMPLLAAPAAARQADTAPVLVTAAQWQQMASEGSRYPWFAKEQARTEASLKKMMKAGIDVPVPKDKGGGRTHEQHKRNYQALLAAGTLYRLTGDKAYVDYSRDMLLQYAKLYPTLGPHPEGRGQIPGRVFWQVLNDSVWLVNAIQGYDAIRDALSAQDRQTIESQLLRPMAEFLISEPKNYDQIHNHATWAVAATGMTGYVLRDQELVEKSLRGSQKDDRFGFLRQIDLLFSPDGYYEEGPYYQRYALGPFLLLANAIERNEPQRKIFQRRDGVLLKAVDVLVQSSYGGLFFPINDAIRDKGLDTEELVAGIGIAYARTGDDRLLSVAQKQKRLLLSPEGLQVAQALAADKAKPFDYRPMLLRDGPDGDRGGLAILRMGGGRGQALVQKDTMQGMGHGHFDKLNWLFYDNGNAVVTDYGAARFLNVEAKRGGIYLAENRSWAKQTVAHNTLVVDEQSHFGGDWKRGEEHAPQVRFFQADADTQVASATMRDAYPGVVFTRTQALLRHPGLGLPVVLDLLQVHGDKTARYDLPLHFNGHIVTTGFEAEHFTSQRPVLGKDNGYQHLWLDARSKPGSEPRTLAWLLDGRFYTYRFGSSAPAQALLVESGANDPEFNLRREPALLQRVEGQKDVTFFSVLEPHGEYNGTAEYVHGADSRIKDIVRTRGSDAEVIELRLASGARIALGVADDSNAKGEHSVTVDGHAYRWSGSHARMDRSKDDAK, from the coding sequence ATGAGGTTGCAGCCGCTGTTCGTTTCCCTGGCCCTGGCCATGCCCCTCACCCTGCTGCCGGCGATGCCGCTGCTGGCAGCCCCGGCCGCTGCGCGCCAGGCCGACACTGCACCGGTGCTGGTGACCGCTGCACAGTGGCAGCAGATGGCCAGCGAAGGCAGCCGCTACCCGTGGTTCGCCAAGGAGCAGGCACGCACCGAAGCATCGCTGAAGAAGATGATGAAGGCCGGCATCGACGTGCCGGTGCCCAAGGACAAGGGCGGCGGCCGCACCCACGAACAGCACAAGCGCAACTACCAGGCGCTGCTGGCCGCCGGCACGCTGTACCGGCTGACCGGCGACAAGGCCTACGTAGACTATTCGCGCGACATGCTGCTGCAGTACGCCAAGCTCTACCCGACGTTGGGCCCGCATCCGGAAGGCCGCGGGCAGATTCCCGGCCGCGTGTTCTGGCAGGTGCTGAACGATTCGGTGTGGCTGGTCAATGCGATCCAGGGCTATGACGCGATCCGCGACGCGCTGTCCGCGCAGGACCGGCAGACCATCGAATCGCAGCTGCTGCGGCCGATGGCCGAGTTCCTCATAAGCGAACCAAAGAACTACGACCAGATCCACAACCACGCGACGTGGGCGGTGGCCGCCACCGGCATGACCGGCTATGTGCTGCGGGACCAGGAACTGGTGGAGAAATCGCTGCGCGGCAGCCAGAAGGACGACAGATTCGGGTTCCTGCGGCAGATCGATCTGCTGTTTTCGCCCGATGGCTACTACGAGGAAGGCCCGTACTACCAGCGCTATGCACTGGGGCCGTTCCTGCTGTTGGCCAACGCGATCGAACGCAACGAGCCGCAGCGGAAGATCTTCCAGCGCCGCGACGGTGTGTTGCTGAAAGCCGTGGACGTGCTGGTGCAGAGCAGCTACGGCGGCCTGTTCTTCCCGATCAACGATGCGATCCGGGACAAGGGCCTCGACACCGAGGAACTGGTGGCCGGCATCGGCATTGCCTACGCACGTACCGGCGATGACCGCTTGCTGTCGGTGGCACAGAAACAGAAGCGCCTGCTGCTCTCGCCGGAGGGGCTGCAGGTGGCACAGGCCCTGGCGGCCGACAAGGCCAAGCCCTTCGATTACCGCCCCATGCTGCTGCGCGATGGTCCCGACGGCGACCGCGGCGGCCTGGCGATCCTGCGCATGGGCGGCGGGCGCGGCCAGGCGCTGGTGCAGAAGGACACCATGCAGGGCATGGGCCACGGCCACTTCGACAAGCTCAACTGGCTGTTCTATGACAACGGCAACGCAGTGGTAACCGACTACGGCGCCGCACGCTTCCTCAACGTGGAGGCCAAGCGCGGCGGCATCTACCTGGCCGAGAACCGCAGCTGGGCCAAGCAGACGGTGGCCCACAACACCCTGGTGGTGGACGAACAGAGCCACTTCGGCGGCGACTGGAAGCGTGGCGAGGAACATGCGCCGCAGGTGCGCTTCTTCCAGGCCGACGCCGATACCCAGGTGGCCTCGGCCACCATGCGCGACGCCTACCCGGGCGTGGTGTTCACCCGCACCCAGGCACTGCTGCGCCACCCGGGACTGGGCCTGCCGGTGGTGCTGGACCTGCTGCAGGTGCACGGCGACAAGACCGCGCGCTACGACCTGCCACTGCATTTCAACGGCCACATCGTCACCACCGGTTTCGAGGCCGAACACTTCACCAGCCAACGCCCGGTGCTGGGCAAGGACAACGGTTACCAGCACCTGTGGCTGGACGCGCGCAGCAAGCCCGGCAGCGAGCCGCGCACGCTGGCCTGGCTGCTGGATGGCCGCTTCTATACCTATCGCTTCGGCAGCAGCGCACCCGCGCAGGCGCTGCTGGTGGAAAGCGGCGCCAACGATCCGGAGTTCAACCTGCGCCGCGAACCGGCCCTGCTGCAGCGCGTGGAAGGCCAGAAGGACGTGACCTTCTTCAGCGTGCTGGAGCCGCATGGCGAGTACAACGGCACCGCCGAGTACGTGCACGGCGCCGACAGCCGCATCAAGGACATCGTGCGCACCCGTGGCAGCGATGCCGAAGTGATCGAGCTGCGCCTGGCCAGTGGCGCCCGCATCGCCCTGGGCGTGGCCGATGACAGCAACGCCAAGGGCGAGCACAGCGTAACCGTCGATGGCCATGCCTACCGCTGGAGCGGCAGCCACGCGCGCATGGACCGCAGCAAGGATGATGCGAAATGA
- a CDS encoding GDSL-type esterase/lipase family protein has translation MQRWITLLSLALGAAVVAPATQAAPVWVTAWTASPAPDRKDGKPGEPVQFAAQTVRQDMRVGSRGDALRLRISNELGTAPLHVEDIRVRLKEGKGAAVPVTVDGRHAIDVPVGAALLSDPVALPLAALQQISVTAWFPQPTQPAVRRTVVRVADGRQDAVADSVRVSYQQNVFSAVLVQRAERPQVIVALGDSITEGATAARGSFNQWPERLGERLQQACPDRFVVLNQGISGNKLLDHGRSHSALSRLDRDVIAVAGADQVIVFEGINDIRHGGGAQPLPGRSAPDMLLGYRQLAARLHAHGIRTYLGTLTPFGGSERYEPVSATTRASINQWARSKDNGFDGVIDFDAALRDPAAPESLPADITRDHLHPNDAGYRRMADAIDLGLFGCQAPR, from the coding sequence ATGCAGCGCTGGATCACCCTGCTTTCCCTTGCCCTCGGCGCTGCCGTGGTTGCCCCCGCCACCCAGGCCGCGCCGGTCTGGGTAACCGCCTGGACCGCCTCACCGGCCCCGGACCGCAAGGACGGAAAGCCCGGCGAGCCGGTGCAGTTCGCTGCGCAGACCGTGCGCCAGGACATGCGCGTGGGCAGCCGCGGCGATGCGCTGCGCCTGCGCATCAGCAATGAACTGGGCACGGCGCCATTGCACGTGGAGGACATTCGCGTGCGCCTGAAGGAGGGCAAGGGCGCGGCCGTGCCGGTTACCGTCGATGGCCGCCATGCCATCGACGTGCCGGTGGGTGCCGCACTGCTGAGCGATCCGGTCGCGCTGCCGCTGGCCGCGCTGCAGCAGATCAGTGTGACCGCCTGGTTCCCGCAACCCACCCAGCCGGCGGTGCGGCGCACCGTGGTGCGCGTGGCCGACGGCAGGCAGGACGCGGTGGCCGATTCGGTGCGCGTGAGCTACCAGCAGAACGTGTTTTCAGCGGTGCTGGTCCAGCGTGCGGAACGCCCGCAGGTGATCGTGGCACTGGGCGATTCGATCACCGAAGGCGCCACCGCCGCACGCGGTTCCTTCAACCAGTGGCCCGAGCGGCTGGGCGAGCGGCTGCAGCAGGCCTGCCCGGACCGCTTCGTGGTGCTCAACCAGGGCATCAGTGGCAACAAGCTGCTGGACCACGGGCGCAGCCACAGCGCACTTTCCCGGCTGGACCGCGATGTGATCGCCGTGGCCGGCGCCGACCAGGTGATCGTGTTCGAGGGCATCAATGACATCCGTCATGGCGGCGGTGCGCAACCGCTGCCGGGCCGCAGCGCGCCGGACATGCTGCTGGGCTACCGGCAGCTGGCCGCTCGGCTGCACGCCCACGGCATCCGCACCTACCTGGGTACGCTGACGCCCTTCGGCGGCTCCGAGCGCTACGAGCCGGTCTCGGCCACCACCCGCGCTTCGATCAACCAGTGGGCGCGCAGCAAGGATAATGGCTTCGACGGCGTGATCGATTTCGATGCGGCGCTGCGCGATCCGGCCGCCCCGGAATCGCTGCCGGCCGACATCACCCGCGACCACCTTCACCCGAACGACGCGGGCTACCGGCGCATGGCCGATGCCATCGACCTGGGCCTGTTCGGCTGCCAGGCCCCGCGCTGA
- a CDS encoding sugar kinase: MNRIVCFGELLLRLGAPGRELLLQSPQLQVHVGGAEANVAVSLACFGHDAAMASTVTDSALGRHAVAELRRHGVDTRGVREVDRDRMGLYFLATGAVQRASEVVYDRAGSAFARSTAHEYDWPALLHGAQWLHLSGVNPALGANVAETALAAARTARTLGVRVSFDGNYRPSLWQRWQGDAPAILRQLFAEADIVFADHRDIALVLGESFTQPDAVARVDAAATAAFAGFPNLQWLACTQRQLVSADHHALGALLLARDGRRAQAPMRQLQGIVDRIGGGDAFAAGILHGLLSQFDAETTVRFGLAAAALKHSIPGDVNPVREAEVLALLGDATLDVRR; the protein is encoded by the coding sequence ATGAACCGCATCGTCTGTTTCGGAGAGCTGCTGCTGCGGTTGGGCGCACCCGGGCGCGAACTGCTGCTGCAGTCGCCCCAGCTGCAGGTACACGTCGGCGGCGCGGAGGCCAACGTGGCCGTATCGCTGGCGTGTTTCGGCCATGACGCGGCCATGGCCAGCACCGTGACCGACAGTGCACTGGGCCGGCACGCCGTGGCCGAGCTGCGGCGGCACGGCGTGGATACACGCGGCGTGCGCGAGGTCGACCGCGACCGCATGGGCCTGTACTTTCTGGCCACCGGCGCCGTGCAGCGGGCCAGTGAGGTGGTCTACGACCGCGCCGGCTCGGCGTTCGCCCGCAGCACGGCGCACGAGTATGACTGGCCCGCCCTGCTGCACGGGGCGCAGTGGCTGCACCTGTCCGGGGTGAACCCTGCGCTGGGCGCGAACGTGGCCGAGACCGCGCTGGCCGCCGCACGCACCGCACGCACGCTGGGCGTGCGCGTGTCGTTCGATGGCAACTACCGCCCTTCGCTGTGGCAGCGCTGGCAGGGGGATGCACCGGCCATCCTGCGGCAATTGTTCGCCGAGGCCGATATCGTCTTCGCCGATCATCGCGACATCGCCCTGGTGCTGGGCGAGTCCTTCACCCAGCCCGATGCAGTGGCACGCGTGGACGCCGCCGCGACTGCAGCGTTCGCCGGCTTCCCCAACCTGCAGTGGCTGGCCTGCACCCAGCGCCAGCTGGTCAGCGCCGACCATCACGCCCTGGGCGCACTGCTGCTGGCCCGTGATGGCCGCCGCGCGCAGGCACCGATGCGGCAGCTGCAGGGCATCGTGGACCGCATCGGTGGGGGCGATGCATTCGCCGCCGGCATCCTGCACGGCCTGCTCTCGCAGTTCGATGCCGAGACCACGGTGCGCTTCGGCCTGGCCGCCGCGGCGCTGAAGCATTCGATTCCGGGCGACGTGAACCCGGTACGCGAGGCCGAGGTGCTGGCCCTGCTGGGTGATGCGACGCTGGACGTCCGCCGCTGA
- a CDS encoding glucose 1-dehydrogenase, whose translation MSFQDKVAIVTGGGRDIGRAVSIKLAAAGARVCINYANDEASAQETLAQIQAAGGQAIVHRADVTDAAAVAGLVAATQAAFGEHIDLLVNVAGGMVQRRPLAEIDPAFFHTVMDLNLTSTYLTTHAVVPHMGEGAAIVNFASQAGRDGGGPGASIYATAKAAVMTFTRAMAKELGPKGIRVNALCCGMIATRFHDDFTKPEVRTAVAGATPLRRQGVPDEAADAAVFLASDAAAFITGANLDVNGGTYFS comes from the coding sequence ATGTCGTTCCAGGACAAGGTGGCCATCGTCACCGGTGGTGGCCGTGATATCGGTCGTGCCGTCTCGATCAAGCTGGCCGCTGCCGGCGCACGCGTCTGCATCAACTACGCCAACGATGAAGCCAGTGCGCAGGAAACGCTGGCGCAGATCCAGGCCGCTGGCGGCCAGGCCATCGTGCACCGCGCCGACGTGACCGATGCGGCCGCCGTGGCCGGCCTCGTGGCCGCTACCCAGGCCGCCTTCGGCGAGCACATCGACCTGCTGGTGAACGTGGCCGGCGGCATGGTGCAGCGCCGCCCGCTGGCCGAGATCGATCCGGCATTCTTCCACACGGTGATGGACCTCAACCTGACCTCGACCTACCTGACCACCCATGCGGTGGTGCCGCACATGGGCGAAGGCGCGGCCATCGTCAACTTCGCCTCGCAGGCCGGCCGTGATGGCGGCGGCCCGGGCGCGTCGATCTACGCCACCGCCAAGGCCGCGGTGATGACCTTCACCCGCGCCATGGCCAAGGAACTCGGCCCGAAGGGCATCCGCGTGAATGCGCTGTGCTGCGGCATGATTGCCACGCGCTTCCATGACGACTTCACCAAACCCGAAGTGCGCACCGCCGTGGCCGGCGCCACCCCGCTGCGCCGCCAGGGCGTGCCGGACGAAGCTGCCGATGCGGCGGTGTTCCTGGCCTCGGACGCGGCGGCCTTCATCACCGGTGCGAACCTGGACGTCAACGGCGGCACCTACTTCTCCTGA
- a CDS encoding polysaccharide lyase 6 family protein: MCLTSSPARAATWLVHTAAEFNTAAAALQPGDEVVLADGTWTDARLLLKGQGTAAAPIVLRAQTPGKVILSGRSDLRLAGSYLQVSNLVFRNGYTPGDAVVAFRESSKAVASHSRVTGLVIDDYTNPDASDQDYWVSLYGSHNRLDHSQLRGKTNAGPTVVVVRDATQGLDNQHRIDHNWFGPRPSLGVNGGETIRVGTSDTSLSDSSSTVENNWFEGCDGETEIVSNKSGNNTYRGNVFYRSAGALTLRHGNGNRVIDNIFLGDDKAGTGGVRIINANQTVSNNYFERLAGSGNRSALAVMDAQANPPLSGYAPVVNATISRNTFVDVAKISFGVGHDAAKGITVAASNSQFAGNLIVNRTSRNPPNAASSLVGIAFSGNVQSPQASTVFPNGVASSSITLQQAASGLWAPSPALPATGADPTLTMTPREATGVAWYPKVGEMALSRTSTGVDR, encoded by the coding sequence ATGTGCCTGACCAGTTCGCCAGCCCGCGCCGCCACGTGGCTGGTCCACACTGCCGCCGAGTTCAACACCGCGGCCGCCGCGCTGCAGCCGGGTGACGAAGTGGTGCTGGCCGATGGCACCTGGACCGATGCCCGGCTGCTGCTGAAGGGCCAGGGCACGGCCGCGGCGCCGATCGTGCTGCGCGCGCAGACGCCGGGCAAGGTGATCCTCAGCGGCCGCTCGGACCTGCGCCTGGCCGGCAGCTACCTGCAGGTCTCCAACCTGGTGTTCCGCAACGGCTACACGCCGGGCGATGCGGTGGTGGCCTTCCGCGAATCGAGCAAGGCGGTGGCCAGCCACAGCCGGGTGACCGGCCTGGTCATCGACGATTACACCAACCCGGATGCGTCCGACCAGGACTACTGGGTGTCGCTGTACGGCAGCCACAACCGCCTGGACCACAGCCAGCTGCGCGGCAAGACCAATGCCGGCCCCACCGTGGTGGTGGTGCGCGATGCCACCCAGGGCCTGGACAACCAGCACCGCATCGATCACAACTGGTTCGGGCCGCGCCCGTCACTGGGCGTCAACGGCGGCGAAACGATCCGCGTGGGCACCAGCGATACCTCGCTGAGCGATTCCAGCAGCACGGTGGAGAACAACTGGTTCGAAGGCTGTGACGGCGAAACCGAGATCGTCAGCAACAAGTCCGGCAACAACACCTACCGCGGCAACGTGTTCTACCGCTCGGCCGGCGCGCTGACGCTGCGCCATGGCAACGGCAACCGGGTGATCGACAACATCTTCCTCGGCGATGACAAAGCGGGCACCGGCGGCGTGCGCATCATCAACGCCAACCAGACGGTCAGCAACAACTACTTCGAGCGCCTGGCCGGTTCCGGCAACCGTTCCGCGCTGGCGGTGATGGACGCGCAGGCCAACCCGCCACTGTCCGGCTATGCGCCGGTGGTCAACGCCACCATCAGCCGCAACACCTTCGTGGACGTGGCGAAGATCAGCTTCGGCGTCGGCCATGACGCGGCCAAGGGCATCACCGTTGCCGCCAGCAACAGCCAGTTCGCCGGCAACCTGATCGTCAACCGCACCAGCAGGAACCCGCCCAACGCCGCCAGTTCGCTGGTCGGCATCGCCTTCAGTGGCAACGTGCAGTCGCCACAGGCCAGCACGGTGTTCCCCAACGGCGTGGCCAGCAGCAGCATCACGCTGCAGCAGGCGGCCAGCGGGCTGTGGGCGCCCTCGCCTGCCCTGCCCGCCACCGGTGCCGACCCGACGCTGACCATGACCCCGCGCGAGGCGACCGGGGTGGCGTGGTACCCCAAGGTGGGCGAGATGGCCCTGTCACGCACCAGCACCGGAGTTGATCGATGA
- a CDS encoding TonB-dependent receptor: protein MRHPAGSVRRTLLSPTPLVVALLAALAGMPAAQAQSAKDGAGQDATTLDQVQVTGIRESMQSSINKKRDDTVIADVLSADDIGDLPAPSLADAIETLTGAASTRDKTGASEISIRGLGAFLSSTNFNGREITNGSGDRSVNFNMFPAELINTVAIYKTQRADIIEGGVAGTIGLETVKPLEYGKRSAQLDLRGSWAEYDKKYRDNDGIGYRGTASYIDQFEFGDGQKLGISLGFQRLEGTDPEESITSGSTWYACNGAQNVGNANCNEVTAQAIANGAPYYLVPSSRIYRLKQERNDRQSEFAAIQWRPNDVVEVNVDFEHTQRNWYENRSDLSLSNARRGITQREVDENGIVRHLHGSTSIDSTSNRYWRGEEYTGGGLNLIVRPSPAWELSTDLSYSHTNRLDSERMTRLRANQRDVNNAIVPGISSGATGYVEYDWDWHGEVPSIALAPDFNPGNWDAYTGAARVTSSATENDHKIKAGRFDASFMPESGLFTRIKGGVRASQADYRLRDNTRVTDYDPRVAADKAKIIAANQACRAPFPQDDFMDAASGNTISSWAYFDPNCLYQSFRGSLDSGLDPDFQDPNNVDITEKTRALYLMGEFSSTLFNLPVTGNIGLRWVKTDVRSEGVRTDLLIRDNGDGTIRLQPTGNYTTQVFKAGNDKLLPSLNAAFELKPDLLLRVGAYRAMSRPDISALGAGRTINVSSDGTYGNLADALDDISASGNPAAQPLMSWNGDLSLEWYPNPDTLLAGAVYWKQFNGGTATALVPETYTINGQTVTVPVRQQVTTDEDSTLTGIELSATHRLSYLPKPFDGLGFKVSYNYADADYETQDSRLGEQLAANGAIIPAIVPPAGLSGFSRHVLSGSIYWDIGRFNIQAIGKFRSHYYQDFTGNTAQQNRYYDDNTSVDLRMRYRVSKRLSLSLELMNLTNEPRVAYQPLYGNFREVVTYGRRAYFGVRYKF from the coding sequence ATGCGGCACCCTGCCGGATCTGTACGTCGTACGTTGTTGTCACCCACGCCACTGGTCGTGGCGCTGCTCGCTGCACTGGCCGGCATGCCGGCTGCCCAGGCGCAGTCGGCCAAAGACGGGGCAGGGCAGGATGCCACCACCCTGGACCAGGTGCAGGTCACCGGCATCCGCGAGTCGATGCAGAGTTCGATCAACAAGAAACGTGACGACACGGTCATCGCCGACGTACTGTCGGCCGATGACATCGGCGATCTGCCGGCGCCGTCGCTGGCCGATGCCATTGAAACCCTCACCGGCGCGGCGTCCACGCGCGACAAGACCGGCGCCTCGGAAATCTCGATCCGCGGCCTGGGCGCCTTCCTCAGCAGTACCAACTTCAATGGCCGCGAGATCACCAACGGCAGCGGCGACCGCTCGGTGAACTTCAACATGTTCCCGGCCGAGCTGATCAACACCGTGGCCATCTACAAGACCCAGCGCGCCGACATCATCGAAGGCGGCGTGGCCGGCACCATCGGGCTGGAAACAGTGAAGCCGCTGGAGTACGGCAAGCGCTCGGCGCAGCTTGACCTGCGCGGCAGCTGGGCCGAGTACGATAAAAAGTACCGCGACAACGATGGCATCGGCTACCGCGGCACGGCCAGCTACATCGACCAGTTCGAGTTCGGCGATGGCCAGAAGCTGGGCATCTCGCTCGGTTTCCAGCGCCTGGAAGGCACCGACCCGGAAGAGAGCATCACCAGCGGCTCCACCTGGTATGCCTGCAACGGCGCACAGAACGTGGGCAACGCCAACTGCAATGAAGTGACCGCGCAGGCCATCGCCAATGGCGCGCCGTACTACCTGGTGCCCAGCAGCCGCATCTACCGCCTGAAGCAGGAGCGCAACGACCGCCAGAGCGAGTTCGCGGCCATCCAGTGGCGGCCCAACGACGTGGTCGAGGTCAATGTCGATTTCGAGCACACCCAGCGCAACTGGTACGAAAACCGCAGCGACCTGAGCCTGTCCAACGCACGGCGCGGCATCACCCAGCGCGAGGTGGACGAGAACGGGATCGTGCGCCACCTGCATGGCAGCACCTCCATCGATTCCACCTCCAACCGCTACTGGCGGGGCGAGGAGTACACCGGCGGGGGCCTGAACCTGATCGTGCGCCCCAGCCCGGCCTGGGAGCTGTCCACCGATCTTTCCTATTCGCACACCAACCGGCTGGACAGCGAGCGCATGACCCGCCTGCGCGCCAACCAGCGCGACGTCAACAACGCCATCGTGCCCGGCATCAGCAGCGGCGCTACCGGCTACGTGGAGTACGACTGGGATTGGCACGGCGAAGTGCCCAGCATTGCGCTGGCACCGGACTTCAATCCAGGCAACTGGGATGCCTACACCGGTGCGGCGCGTGTGACCTCCAGCGCCACCGAGAACGACCACAAGATCAAGGCCGGCCGTTTCGATGCCAGCTTCATGCCCGAATCGGGCCTGTTCACCCGCATCAAGGGCGGCGTGCGTGCCAGCCAGGCTGATTACCGCCTGCGCGACAATACCCGCGTGACCGACTACGACCCGCGCGTGGCGGCCGACAAGGCCAAGATCATCGCCGCCAACCAGGCCTGCCGCGCACCGTTCCCGCAGGACGACTTCATGGATGCCGCCAGCGGCAACACGATTTCCTCGTGGGCGTACTTCGATCCCAATTGCCTGTACCAGTCCTTCCGTGGCAGCCTGGACAGCGGCCTGGATCCTGATTTCCAGGACCCCAACAACGTCGACATCACCGAGAAAACGCGGGCGTTGTACCTGATGGGTGAGTTCAGCAGCACGCTGTTCAACCTGCCGGTGACCGGCAACATCGGCCTGCGCTGGGTGAAGACCGATGTGCGTTCCGAAGGCGTGCGCACCGACCTGCTGATCCGTGACAACGGCGATGGCACCATCCGCCTGCAGCCCACCGGCAACTACACCACCCAGGTGTTCAAGGCCGGCAATGACAAGCTGCTGCCCAGCCTCAACGCAGCGTTCGAGCTGAAGCCGGACCTGCTGCTGCGCGTGGGGGCCTACCGGGCCATGTCACGGCCGGATATTTCCGCGCTGGGGGCAGGGCGCACCATCAATGTCAGCAGCGATGGCACCTACGGCAACCTGGCCGACGCGCTGGATGACATCAGCGCCAGCGGCAACCCGGCGGCACAGCCGTTGATGTCCTGGAACGGCGATCTGTCACTGGAGTGGTACCCGAACCCGGACACCCTGCTGGCCGGTGCGGTGTACTGGAAGCAGTTCAACGGCGGCACCGCCACCGCGCTGGTGCCGGAAACCTACACCATCAACGGCCAGACCGTGACGGTGCCGGTGCGCCAGCAGGTCACCACGGATGAGGACAGCACGCTGACCGGCATCGAGCTCAGCGCCACCCATCGGCTTTCCTACCTGCCCAAGCCGTTCGATGGGCTGGGCTTCAAGGTCAGCTACAACTACGCCGACGCGGATTATGAAACGCAGGATTCGCGGCTGGGCGAACAGCTGGCCGCCAACGGCGCCATCATCCCGGCCATCGTGCCGCCAGCCGGGCTGAGCGGGTTCTCGCGGCATGTGCTGTCCGGCTCGATCTACTGGGATATCGGGCGCTTCAACATCCAGGCCATCGGCAAGTTCCGCTCGCACTATTACCAGGATTTCACCGGCAATACCGCGCAGCAGAACCGCTACTACGACGACAACACCAGCGTGGACCTGCGCATGCGCTACCGGGTCAGCAAGCGGCTCTCGCTGTCGTTGGAGCTGATGAACCTGACCAACGAACCGCGCGTGGCCTACCAGCCGCTTTACGGCAATTTCCGCGAAGTGGTGACCTACGGCCGGCGTGCGTATTTCGGTGTACGATACAAGTTCTGA